One window from the genome of Deinococcus sp. NW-56 encodes:
- a CDS encoding class I SAM-dependent methyltransferase gives MTDNPEYNDPRLVPLYDLQNRWGADDDFFLALANGRPGSRILDLGCGTGRLTVALARAGHRVTGIDPAHASLDVAQAKAGAQAVQWIHGTAEDAPGNAFDLALMTSHVAQIFVEDAAWAEVLGHLHRALVPGGRLAFDSRDPAARGWEVWDSDDEHEHLTLPDGQELDTWTKLEGVADGRVTFTGYTQFPASGETVVDRSTLRFRTEAELRRSLVVAGFEVERIYGGWHAERVGEGCGELVVVARKPR, from the coding sequence ATGACCGATAACCCCGAATACAACGACCCCCGCCTCGTGCCCCTCTACGACCTGCAAAACCGCTGGGGAGCCGACGACGACTTCTTTCTGGCGCTGGCGAACGGGCGGCCGGGAAGCCGCATTCTCGACCTCGGCTGCGGCACGGGCCGCCTGACGGTGGCGCTGGCGCGGGCCGGGCACCGGGTCACGGGCATTGATCCCGCCCACGCCTCGCTGGATGTGGCGCAGGCCAAAGCAGGAGCGCAGGCTGTGCAGTGGATTCACGGCACGGCGGAGGATGCGCCGGGCAACGCTTTCGACCTCGCGCTGATGACCTCGCATGTCGCGCAGATTTTTGTGGAGGACGCGGCTTGGGCCGAAGTCCTGGGGCACCTTCACCGCGCCCTGGTGCCCGGCGGACGGCTGGCCTTCGATTCACGCGACCCGGCGGCGCGGGGCTGGGAGGTGTGGGATTCCGACGACGAACACGAGCATCTGACCCTGCCGGATGGTCAGGAACTGGACACCTGGACAAAGCTGGAGGGGGTGGCGGATGGCCGCGTGACGTTTACTGGCTACACGCAGTTTCCAGCCTCTGGGGAGACCGTCGTGGACCGCAGCACCCTGCGTTTCCGTACCGAGGCCGAACTGCGCCGGAGTCTAGTCGTGGCAGGCTTCGAGGTGGAGCGCATTTACGGCGGCTGGCACGCCGAGCGCGTGGGCGAAGGGTGCGGTGAACTGGTCGTGGTGGCGAGGAAACCCCGGTGA
- a CDS encoding DNA topology modulation protein FlaR has product MRRVLIVGSPGAGKSTFAKRLAERTGLPLAHLDDLYWDPGWKQVDRELWLSRLSDALAGERWILDGNFSSTLLRRAYRADTVFFLRPPRWQCLWRAFWRERLGRSPHGGHPPKWPSRALLLDIWQFSPQAEWQLAQLRTVPGLRLLVLRGDREIETELNGWAG; this is encoded by the coding sequence GTGAGGCGCGTCCTGATCGTCGGCAGCCCCGGCGCGGGCAAGAGCACCTTCGCCAAGCGGCTGGCGGAGCGCACGGGCCTCCCCCTCGCGCATCTGGACGACCTGTACTGGGACCCCGGCTGGAAGCAGGTGGACCGGGAGCTGTGGCTGTCGCGCCTCTCGGACGCGCTGGCGGGGGAGCGCTGGATTCTGGACGGGAACTTTTCGAGCACGCTGCTCCGGCGGGCGTACCGGGCAGACACCGTGTTCTTTCTCCGGCCGCCGCGCTGGCAGTGCCTCTGGCGGGCCTTCTGGCGCGAGCGGCTGGGGCGGTCTCCCCACGGCGGGCATCCGCCGAAGTGGCCCTCGCGGGCGCTGCTGCTGGACATCTGGCAGTTTTCCCCGCAGGCCGAGTGGCAACTGGCCCAACTGCGGACCGTGCCGGGACTGCGGCTCCTCGTGCTGCGGGGTGACCGGGAAATTGAGACGGAGCTGAATGGATGGGCAGGCTGA
- the uvrB gene encoding excinuclease ABC subunit UvrB, translated as MLKVKSEFTPSGDQPTAIKSLVDGLESGLRFQTLLGATGTGKSVAWHEPVTVEVAGEVRRLPIGELIDGVFGRPTQDEESLELPPADPMRVLAWDAETGRVEWRSVTALSRHRTPETLHRLTTACGRDVTVTADHSVWVMRGGQLHLIHGDQVREGDALPVPRQVPEPRGTLEALNTLEVLDNLAFHVAVPYRAEQDAEWQSLLREHYPRGQASGKLHALRHGKKGGGLHLAGARAAALGGLVALAEARVSARTVSLPARLALTPALALLFGQYVAEGHAADRFALISARDPEVQAHLTRALDELGARHFRRQDGDFVLGNRVWHELLARLMGRSAHTKHLPENFAALPNAFLAALLRAYFEGDGGLEGGAVTAVTASGRLAGELAEVLLRFGVWARLREVQKRRPDGTTGTYHKLTISGAENLRAFATEVGFLSGRKREALAAALERAGEGNTNVDLVPGVGPRLLAERERAGLSQSDVAGRAGCTRTAVSAIERGERAPSADLFRRLCAAIGIPDAAFTGLADVHWSPITLAEQVAPPTPYVYDFSVDGFETFLTGRGGLFVHNTYSMAKVIEETGRPALIMAPNKILTAQLASEFREFFPDAAVEFFISYYDYYQPEAYVPGKDLFIEKDAAINQEIERLRHSTTRSLLTRRDTIVVASVSCIYGLGDPKEYTALNAVLKKGGQMPRDELLGRLVNMQYERNDIEMMPGRFRAKGEMVEVWPAYDEQPLRIEMWGDDIERISVVHPLTGDRLADLDATVIYPAKHYVSSAGNIERAIVTIQEELDGRLEYFKSVGKLLEAQRLKERTLYDLEMLKVLGYCSGIENYSRHIDGRAPGATPYTMLDYFPDDFVTFIDESHVTVPQIGGMANGDRARKQTLVDYGFRLPSAMDNRPLNFDEFLEKTGQTVFVSATPGPFERQVSDSVADQIIRPTGLIDPPVTVRPIQGQIEDLLGRVRERAAKGERTLVTTLTKRMAEDLTEYLLEKGVRTRYMHSDIDSVERQVIIRDLRLGHYDVLVGINLLREGLDLPEVSLVAILDADKPGFLRSERALIQTIGRAARNVNGEVILYGDTVTPAMEYAMEETRRRREKQMAYNEEHGITPTTVRKGVRDVIRGEETPDEVTSENVGDDRDALAAQLTDLELDMWQASEDLDFERAAGLRDQIRAIEAKLQGKEFKQATVPGQKVRRKGRR; from the coding sequence ATGCTGAAGGTCAAATCCGAGTTCACGCCGTCCGGAGATCAGCCCACCGCCATCAAGTCGCTGGTGGACGGGCTGGAGTCGGGCCTGCGGTTCCAGACCCTGCTGGGCGCGACGGGTACCGGCAAGAGCGTGGCCTGGCACGAGCCCGTCACGGTGGAAGTGGCCGGAGAGGTCCGCCGCCTGCCCATCGGCGAACTCATTGACGGCGTGTTCGGCAGGCCCACCCAGGACGAGGAGTCGCTGGAATTGCCACCCGCTGATCCCATGCGGGTCCTCGCCTGGGATGCAGAGACGGGGCGGGTGGAGTGGCGCTCCGTGACAGCCCTGAGCCGCCACCGCACGCCGGAGACGTTGCACCGCCTGACCACCGCCTGCGGGCGAGACGTGACTGTGACCGCCGATCACAGCGTATGGGTGATGCGGGGCGGTCAGCTCCACCTGATCCACGGCGATCAGGTGCGGGAGGGCGACGCCCTGCCGGTGCCGCGCCAGGTGCCCGAGCCACGGGGCACGCTGGAAGCGCTGAACACCCTGGAGGTGCTGGACAACCTGGCCTTTCACGTCGCGGTGCCCTACCGGGCCGAGCAGGACGCCGAGTGGCAGTCGCTGCTACGGGAGCACTACCCGCGCGGGCAGGCGTCGGGCAAGCTGCACGCGCTGCGGCACGGCAAGAAGGGCGGCGGCCTTCACCTGGCCGGGGCACGGGCGGCGGCCCTGGGTGGGCTGGTGGCCCTGGCCGAGGCCCGCGTCTCGGCGCGGACCGTCTCGCTTCCGGCCCGGTTGGCCCTCACGCCTGCGCTGGCGCTCCTGTTCGGGCAATACGTGGCCGAGGGTCACGCCGCTGACCGCTTCGCCCTGATCTCGGCCCGTGATCCGGAGGTGCAGGCCCACCTCACGCGGGCGCTGGACGAACTGGGTGCCCGGCACTTCCGGCGGCAGGACGGCGACTTCGTGCTGGGGAACCGGGTCTGGCATGAGCTGCTCGCGCGGCTGATGGGCCGGAGCGCCCACACCAAGCACCTTCCGGAGAATTTCGCCGCGCTGCCGAATGCCTTTCTCGCCGCGTTGCTGCGGGCCTACTTCGAGGGCGACGGCGGGCTGGAGGGCGGAGCGGTCACGGCCGTCACGGCGAGCGGGCGGCTGGCCGGAGAACTGGCCGAGGTCCTGCTGCGCTTCGGGGTCTGGGCACGGCTGCGCGAGGTCCAGAAGCGGCGGCCCGACGGGACGACCGGCACCTACCACAAGCTGACGATCTCCGGCGCGGAGAACTTGCGGGCCTTCGCCACCGAGGTCGGCTTCCTGAGCGGGCGCAAGCGGGAGGCGCTGGCCGCCGCACTGGAACGGGCCGGAGAGGGCAACACCAACGTGGACCTCGTACCCGGCGTCGGCCCCCGCCTCCTCGCGGAACGGGAGCGGGCGGGCCTGAGTCAGAGTGACGTAGCGGGACGGGCAGGCTGCACCCGCACGGCTGTCTCCGCCATCGAGCGCGGCGAACGGGCTCCGAGTGCTGACCTCTTCCGGCGGCTGTGCGCGGCCATCGGCATCCCCGACGCCGCCTTCACCGGACTCGCGGACGTGCATTGGTCGCCCATCACCCTGGCCGAGCAGGTCGCGCCCCCCACCCCCTACGTGTACGACTTCAGCGTGGACGGTTTCGAAACCTTCCTCACCGGGCGCGGGGGCCTCTTCGTCCACAACACCTACTCCATGGCGAAGGTCATCGAGGAGACGGGCCGTCCCGCCCTGATCATGGCGCCCAACAAGATCCTGACCGCGCAGCTCGCCTCCGAGTTCCGCGAGTTCTTCCCCGACGCGGCGGTCGAGTTCTTCATCTCCTACTACGACTACTACCAGCCCGAGGCTTACGTGCCGGGCAAGGACCTCTTTATCGAGAAGGACGCCGCCATCAATCAGGAGATCGAGCGGCTGCGGCACTCCACCACGCGGTCGCTGCTCACGCGGCGCGACACCATCGTGGTGGCGTCGGTGTCGTGCATCTACGGCCTGGGGGACCCCAAGGAGTACACGGCGCTCAACGCGGTGCTGAAAAAGGGCGGGCAGATGCCGCGCGACGAGCTGCTGGGGCGGCTGGTGAACATGCAGTACGAGCGCAACGACATCGAGATGATGCCGGGCCGCTTCCGCGCCAAGGGCGAGATGGTGGAAGTCTGGCCCGCCTACGACGAGCAGCCCCTGCGCATCGAGATGTGGGGCGACGACATTGAGCGCATCTCGGTGGTGCATCCCCTGACCGGGGACCGGCTGGCCGACCTCGATGCGACCGTGATCTACCCCGCCAAGCACTACGTTTCCTCGGCAGGCAACATCGAGCGGGCCATCGTGACCATTCAGGAAGAACTGGACGGGCGGCTCGAGTACTTCAAGTCGGTGGGCAAGCTGCTGGAGGCGCAGCGGCTCAAGGAGCGCACCCTCTACGACCTGGAGATGCTCAAGGTGCTGGGCTACTGCTCAGGCATCGAGAACTACTCGCGGCACATCGACGGCCGGGCACCGGGGGCCACCCCTTACACCATGCTGGACTACTTCCCGGACGACTTCGTGACCTTTATCGACGAGTCGCACGTCACCGTGCCGCAGATCGGCGGGATGGCGAACGGCGACCGGGCGCGGAAGCAGACGCTGGTGGACTACGGGTTCCGGCTGCCGTCCGCGATGGACAACCGCCCGCTGAACTTCGACGAGTTCCTGGAAAAGACCGGGCAGACCGTCTTCGTGTCGGCGACCCCCGGCCCCTTCGAGCGGCAGGTCAGCGACAGCGTGGCCGACCAGATCATCCGCCCGACCGGGCTGATCGACCCGCCCGTCACCGTGCGCCCGATTCAGGGCCAGATCGAAGACCTCCTGGGGCGAGTGCGCGAGCGGGCTGCCAAGGGCGAGCGCACGCTGGTCACGACGCTGACCAAGCGTATGGCGGAAGACCTCACCGAGTACCTGCTGGAAAAGGGCGTCCGCACGCGCTACATGCACTCGGACATCGACTCGGTAGAGCGGCAGGTCATTATCCGCGACCTCAGACTCGGGCACTACGACGTGCTGGTGGGCATCAACCTGCTGCGCGAGGGCCTGGACCTGCCGGAAGTCTCGCTGGTGGCGATTCTGGACGCCGACAAACCGGGCTTCCTGCGCTCGGAGCGGGCGCTGATTCAGACCATCGGCCGCGCGGCCCGCAACGTGAACGGCGAGGTGATCCTCTACGGCGACACGGTGACCCCCGCGATGGAGTACGCGATGGAGGAAACCCGCCGCCGCCGCGAGAAGCAGATGGCCTACAACGAGGAACACGGCATCACGCCGACCACCGTTCGCAAGGGCGTGCGCGACGTGATCCGGGGCGAGGAGACGCCCGACGAGGTCACGTCCGAGAATGTGGGCGACGACCGCGACGCGCTGGCCGCGCAGCTCACCGACCTCGAACTCGACATGTGGCAGGCGTCCGAGGACCTCGACTTTGAGCGGGCGGCGGGCCTGCGCGACCAGATTCGCGCGATTGAGGCCAAGTTACAGGGCAAGGAGTTCAAGCAGGCGACGGTGCCGGGGCAGAAGGTGCGGAGGAAGGGTCGGCGGTAA
- a CDS encoding AraC family transcriptional regulator gives MTSAPGPRYVPLKDGARPLVVERLENWQSAPGQVFRPHRHDFQELLWVHAGRARHTIDGRTAELKPLSVTLIARGQVHAFVDGEALGMYVVSFSEDLLAGLPGAAEGQLLFNYAPGDQTLPVSLEVQAQALTLLELLHAEYERARAGSGDLALARVLVQGLLVLVRRAVQATGMLEREAAGSELPRFLALLEQHFTEWHEVGRYAEALNLSPRTLSRVTHSALGKPAKEVIQDRRMLEARRLLGFTPLSVKEIAARLGYADPFHFSRAFKAATGRSPQAYREEEHPDGGGGL, from the coding sequence ATGACCTCCGCCCCCGGTCCCCGCTACGTGCCCCTCAAGGACGGGGCGCGGCCCCTCGTCGTGGAGCGGTTGGAGAACTGGCAGTCCGCGCCGGGGCAGGTGTTCCGGCCGCACCGCCACGATTTTCAGGAGCTGCTGTGGGTCCACGCGGGCCGGGCGCGGCACACCATTGACGGGCGGACGGCCGAGCTCAAGCCCCTCAGCGTGACCCTGATCGCGCGGGGGCAGGTGCATGCCTTCGTGGACGGCGAGGCGCTGGGGATGTACGTGGTGTCGTTCTCCGAGGACTTGCTCGCGGGGCTGCCCGGCGCGGCGGAAGGCCAGCTCCTGTTCAACTACGCGCCCGGCGACCAGACCCTCCCGGTATCCCTGGAGGTGCAGGCGCAGGCCCTGACACTGCTGGAGCTGCTGCACGCCGAGTACGAGCGGGCGCGGGCGGGATCGGGCGACCTCGCGCTGGCGCGGGTGCTGGTGCAGGGCCTCCTCGTGCTGGTGCGCCGCGCAGTGCAGGCGACCGGGATGCTGGAGCGGGAAGCGGCGGGGTCCGAGTTGCCCCGCTTCCTGGCCCTGCTGGAGCAGCACTTTACCGAGTGGCACGAGGTCGGCCGGTACGCGGAGGCCTTGAACCTCTCGCCCCGCACCCTCTCGCGCGTGACGCACTCGGCGCTGGGCAAGCCCGCCAAGGAGGTCATTCAGGACCGACGGATGCTCGAAGCGCGGCGGCTGCTGGGCTTTACACCGCTCAGCGTCAAGGAGATCGCCGCGCGGCTGGGGTACGCCGACCCCTTCCACTTCAGCCGCGCTTTCAAGGCGGCGACGGGCCGCTCGCCCCAGGCCTACCGGGAGGAGGAGCACCCAGACGGCGGCGGGGGGCTTTGA
- a CDS encoding uracil-xanthine permease family protein has protein sequence MTQTAPAPLPPARRLVLGLQHSVAMFGATVLVPILVGLSPSVALFGAGVATLLFHLLTRGQVPIFLGSSFAFIAPTALVVKEFGPAAAGGGLIAAGAMYLLFSGLVRVLGVGRLLQVFPPVVTGPVIIVIGLGLSSVAVNQAKTNWWLALVTLAAAVVASLWGRGLFRMIPILVGVVVGYLVSLAGGQISREALDAVAAAPLIGLPDFHAPAFDWRAVAIIAPVAVVTFIEHVGDVIVNGRVVGKNFLERPGLSRTLFADGIANMSSAALGGPAATTYAENTGVLALTRVYDPRVIQIGAVFAVLFGCSPKLAAVLRSLPQGVLGGVSILLFGMIASVGIRTLAEARIDFAHSRNLIIVSLILVLGLGGAAFPINVAGTELELHGMALAALVGIVANLILPAQRSEVDGPEGEGEGQRVLH, from the coding sequence ATGACCCAGACCGCTCCTGCTCCCCTTCCGCCCGCCCGCCGCCTCGTCCTGGGGCTGCAACACTCGGTCGCCATGTTCGGGGCGACGGTGCTCGTGCCCATCCTGGTCGGGCTTTCGCCCTCGGTGGCCCTGTTCGGAGCGGGGGTGGCGACGCTGCTCTTTCACCTGCTCACGCGCGGGCAGGTGCCCATCTTCCTGGGGTCCAGCTTCGCCTTCATCGCGCCGACCGCGCTGGTCGTCAAGGAGTTCGGCCCCGCCGCCGCCGGGGGTGGCCTGATCGCCGCTGGGGCGATGTACCTGCTCTTTTCCGGGCTGGTGCGGGTGCTGGGGGTGGGGCGGCTGCTCCAGGTCTTTCCGCCCGTTGTGACCGGGCCGGTCATCATCGTGATCGGGCTGGGGCTCTCCAGCGTGGCGGTGAATCAGGCCAAGACGAACTGGTGGCTGGCCCTCGTCACGCTCGCGGCGGCGGTCGTGGCGAGTCTGTGGGGACGGGGCCTCTTCCGCATGATTCCCATTCTGGTGGGTGTGGTGGTGGGGTACCTCGTGTCGCTCGCGGGTGGACAGATCAGCCGGGAGGCGCTGGACGCGGTCGCGGCGGCCCCGCTGATCGGCCTGCCCGACTTCCACGCCCCGGCCTTCGACTGGCGGGCGGTGGCGATCATCGCGCCCGTGGCGGTCGTGACCTTTATCGAGCATGTGGGCGACGTGATCGTGAACGGGCGGGTCGTGGGCAAGAACTTTCTGGAGAGGCCCGGCCTGAGCCGCACCCTCTTCGCGGACGGCATCGCCAACATGAGTTCGGCGGCGCTGGGTGGCCCCGCCGCCACCACCTACGCCGAGAACACGGGCGTGCTGGCCCTGACGCGCGTGTACGACCCCCGCGTGATCCAGATCGGCGCGGTCTTCGCCGTCCTCTTCGGCTGCTCGCCCAAGCTGGCCGCCGTGCTGCGGAGCCTGCCGCAAGGCGTCTTGGGTGGCGTGTCCATCCTGCTGTTCGGCATGATCGCCTCGGTGGGTATTCGCACGCTGGCGGAAGCCAGGATCGACTTCGCGCACTCGCGCAACCTGATTATCGTCTCGCTGATTCTGGTGCTGGGGCTGGGGGGGGCGGCCTTTCCGATCAATGTGGCCGGAACCGAGCTGGAACTGCACGGCATGGCCCTCGCCGCGTTGGTGGGCATCGTCGCCAACCTGATCCTGCCCGCGCAGAGGTCGGAGGTGGACGGGCCGGAAGGTGAGGGAGAGGGGCAGCGGGTGCTGCACTAG
- a CDS encoding putative dsRNA-binding protein yields the protein MNPKGDLIARLAALGLGTPTFDAEGTGPAHERTFRVTVRAGGRELGHGEGRSKRDAERAAAEDALERLEGGDAEEVEQEDTAAPQGRWPIYAAVLEGALETALELADDDATLDDVRRDAARLYRDLLADLGHGPGEQD from the coding sequence ATGAATCCCAAGGGCGACCTGATCGCGCGGCTCGCGGCGCTGGGCCTCGGCACCCCCACCTTCGACGCGGAGGGGACAGGCCCCGCCCACGAGCGCACCTTTCGCGTCACCGTGAGGGCCGGGGGCCGCGAGCTGGGCCACGGCGAGGGCCGCTCCAAGCGCGACGCCGAGCGGGCCGCCGCCGAGGACGCGCTGGAGCGGCTGGAGGGCGGGGACGCGGAGGAAGTGGAGCAGGAGGACACCGCCGCCCCGCAGGGCCGCTGGCCCATCTACGCCGCCGTGCTGGAGGGCGCCCTGGAGACGGCGCTGGAACTCGCGGACGACGACGCGACCCTCGACGACGTGCGCCGGGACGCCGCCCGCCTGTACCGCGACCTGCTGGCCGACCTCGGCCACGGCCCGGGGGAGCAGGACTGA
- a CDS encoding YraN family protein: MKGADAEARAAAYLEGLGRVILARNYRIPGGEIDLVSRDGDVLVFTEVRQRRSARYGDAAETVTPRKLALMHRAALTYLVRELGRDDLPCRLEVLTIDGPAETGTLRLVAVE; the protein is encoded by the coding sequence CTGAAGGGCGCGGATGCCGAGGCCCGCGCCGCCGCATACTTGGAGGGCCTCGGCCGGGTCATCCTGGCCCGCAACTACCGCATTCCGGGCGGTGAGATCGACCTCGTGTCGCGCGACGGGGACGTGCTGGTCTTCACCGAGGTCCGTCAGCGCCGCTCGGCCCGTTACGGCGATGCCGCCGAGACTGTGACCCCGCGCAAGCTCGCGCTGATGCACCGGGCCGCCCTGACCTACCTCGTGCGCGAACTCGGCCGCGACGACCTGCCCTGCCGCCTGGAGGTGCTGACCATCGACGGCCCAGCCGAGACGGGGACGCTGCGGCTGGTGGCGGTGGAGTAG